In Lineus longissimus chromosome 5, tnLinLong1.2, whole genome shotgun sequence, the genomic stretch aaagaaagaaaatattgCGATTTTTACGCTCCCATGTCAATAGGGAAGTTGAGAACACGAACGACTTATCAAGGATACTTACACGTGTACCGATAAAACTCACACAGGCACAcctttagacatgttagaataGATCTCGGGAAAATTCATATCTGGCTTAAGTTTTCCGGATCATACCTTTGGTCGTCTGTGAAAGTAGCTCAGCGCCCCACCAGACAGGGGGCGTGTCCAGGGGTCTGCACTCCCTGCTGCACGCACCACACACACTATAGATTTAGGACATATTCTAATTGGGCCAGTGAATGTTTTTTTGCGGCTGAAATGCTGGGGAATGGTGTCTTCGGCGTTCCAGATTTTAACTTTTCAATATTGCAAGGGAAATATCCTCTCGCACGTTTCCTCCTGTAGAATTTTAGTTTTCCTACATTTAGGCTGGGTCGCAATCTTGGACATGACCCTCCTCCCCCACGACTCGGACCTTTGTTATATTTTTGGATGCGCCACAGTGACTGTTGTTGTCACTTTTTGTACCCTGCATGGCTTTGGTTCACCCAGTGCTGGTGTCTTTCGAGAGTCTGGATCACCCATCTGACAATAATATCCTTAAAATGGTCCAAAAGCATAAAACCTGGTTGAGGAGAAAAATAGGATTGAAGGCTAGTCCCTAAATCAACGGGAAAAAGGATAAGAGATCCGAGAAGAATGTCTACTtacgacacaaaattgaaattccTGAGGAAGATTTCACACTATTCCGATGAGTTGTCTGCCGTTCTTGGTTTGCCAACGTAGCACAGGAACCAGCATCAGAGAATGCAGAGACGAGGCCAGGGAAATGGTACTTATGATGCGAGTACGCGCTCGCAAATTCCTCGGAAGACTTCTGCTGATGACTCTGGAAGAAGGCGTGATCAAAGCATCAACCTTTTGTGTTTGAAAAAGGCCTAATTTGCATTCTTATATATAAAACCCCATGCACCAAATCATTCTCGGCGATCTGATTGGCTCTTGACCCCTGCGGTCCTTGACACGAATGTACTCACAGTCCTGCGGTCCATTTCTGTAAGGTCGAAATcatagtgccgatattttacagATCAAATTCAGTTTCTTAACACGAGCAGTTTTGCAAGCATTAAAAGTGGAATTTAGCCTTCGGCAGGGAAATCATGTTATGTTATCCTTTTTCAAAAGGCGCACGACGAAGGACGATGcttttgtatatgacgtaggatAAAAAATCCAGGGTGCAGCACGTGAGATGTTTCGGCACCTTGTCAATGGCCTTCGTACAGCCGAGTTTTCCCGAGGATAAATTTATGATCTGGGATTAGGGCACGGGAAGGTTACCGAATGATAATTTCACGTGCTGGAGCTAAATGCAGCATTTCCGAGAGGCCGACCGCAGCGGGAAACGCTAGTGGACTTGTATAATTGTAGCGTTTTGGCCTTTTGCACCAAGAAACACAAAATACACTTTTGGTGGACCAACACCTACATCAGCAAAGAATCACAATGTAATGGTGACCTCAACATCTTGTTTAGCTTGACCCAGGCCTCTGCTGTCTGGAGAGAAATGGGGCCAACCATTGTAAACGTATGTACAGAGAAAGAAAAACTATAGACAAAAGAAAGAACTGCCTTTGCCTTCAGTAATCGGCACCAGTATGCAATTAACAGTATAGTTCTGATAAAGAATATTGCAGGCAAGTCTCGTCTCCGATGAGCCAATAATTGTGATTGTGACTGGGATTCTGATCTTTGCAAAACTTACACCGGGTGTCGGAATGCTAAGTTCCCGGGGTCGGAAGTCGGGGGGGGGTGATTTTTTACGGtttttaacccgcgaatcagctttttcaccacgacgggttgGATGGTGCCTCAAATCACTCATAAGTAAGCGAATAGCGGGACTgaaatttcatcattttcttcattttaacaCGTCACCTAATTCACAATTCAACAAGAAGTatatttcaaatggaaattaccattcaactggtatggtgagaacACGCATTCATCTCAAAATGAGTTATTTTTTTAGACCTGATCAAAAtgaggcgttcgcgttggcgttttgcGAGGAAAATTCACTTGGGgctttcgcaaagcccccgaaacggtCACCTCATGACCTGAAcgcttatcccattgttcgatttTAGAAAATCGTTTCCTCTACGTCATATGTAGACTCCCGGGgcttgcgtcatcctaattggatccgACTTGGCCGgttcactgcgtccggagtgtagaagCGGGCGGAAAAGTAAGTCTTTTGGCGGGAATGATTTGAACTACGTAATTTGTACCAACCTTACCCGAAATTCACCCCATTTTTCtatctttgttcgttttaaaatgacaatagCGGAAAAAAACGAGATCCAAAGGGGACatggttggtgtgaggtgacaGGAGGCATCCTGCTTTGTTGCAGGTACGTGGCCTTTTGAAATTTCCCGCGAGTCGTTCGATTACAGCGGCATCTGACGTTAGAAAATTAAACAATCAATTCGCAAACACACGgaaactgatgacgtcaacaCAAGGGCTTTCTCAAGAAAGCTAAAAAATGAAACTATTTGTtggaaaatgtcaaatttcCGCTCGATTTCATTGTTAGATAACCCAAAAACTTGGCCACATTTTAAATCTTTTATTTAAACACATAGAAAGGTCAGGTTGAGGTGAATTCCGGTCTGCAAACGACTCTAAATCCGGCCAGACGTGAGCAACTTTGACACTTTTTTGTCAAATTCAGATCCATGCAAAATGGCTGACGAGCTTGAAAATGATTTGACTGATCAGATGAACAATGTATGTCTGGAGGATGATATAGGTGATGAAGGCATTGACCTTGATAATCCTGTGACCGCAGAAGACCTGCCAAGTATTCTTATTGTAACAAGCGTGGCAGATGGGGTGTTTGAAAATGAGGAAACGAAGGTGCGTGTCTGTCAGCCGTGTGCCCGTGTTGGCATTGTGTAACGGCTTAGAAAGAACATGAAGAATGTCAGGCTGTCAAACCAAACTTCTTATGAGCATGTTTGAGGGCTCAAAGTTAGTAACGTGCATGAGCAGAAAAGGTATTTGCCATTCTCCAAGGCGAAGCAGATCAAATCAAAGAAAGCAGTTCAAAAAGATGTTCTCTCTGATCTGGCAACAAAGATTTCCATTACACCATGAGGTCCTGGAAGTGGAACAGGCATGTGATGATATCTAAAATCAAGACTCTCGCTGCGGTCGATCCGGAACGATAAAATCCACATCAAAAACGCACATAACCCGCGACATAAGATTGATATGTTATTGTTATTCTGATTGTGTTTATCAGATTTTATTGATTTGGAGTAGGTGAAAATGAGCTCATCAGAATTGTGTGAATTTTAGCCTAGAAACTTCAAAATTTGACCTGGAGTAACCcattatcaaaaaatatcaaaaaatcactttattttcttgttttttgaTTTCAGCAATACTTTGAAAGGCTTTTCAAAGAGTTTGATCCAGATGCAACTTTTCAGTATTTAAAAAGCTTTCGACGGGCAAGAGTGAATTTCAACTCTCAAATGGCAGCTCTGCGAGCGAGGATACAACTCGATGAGATGTTGATTGAGGGGAAAAAGATCAAGTGCTTTTTTGCTCAGGTAGGCCTGTCAACATGGCAAAATGAAttaaatcaaactttttttgtcaaccaaatactacagtacaacctctctactgcggccacccatgggactgggcatTGGTGTccattatagagaggtgtccttaatagatatataatagaaatagaaataacTTTTTCAGGCTCACCCTGTACCTCTACGTATCTTTTTCCAGCCTCTTAATACTGGTACCAACCCACAGAGTCGGCACCTTCACCCGCCGAAACCAGAGAAACAGTTCCTGATCTCACCACCAGCCTCGCCACCTGTCGGGTGGGAACCTGTACACGAGGCGCAACCTATTATCAATTACGATATCATATCGGCTATTGCAAACCTTGCTCCAGGTTAGTATTGTTTGAATTTGAGACTTCAATCTAACTCGGGAGTTGACACACTAAATAAAGTGTGgctgaaattttaaaaagaggGGAGCAGGAAATGTACACAAGCTTTTGACCAGCTCTTTGTGGACATCATTCTGCAGATCGATTTCATTTGTAGTGACAGTTATGATTATGATATTATTACTCATAAAAGAATACATAAATGAATCCCCTGTCTTAGTATGAATGTTGTACCTGTTGTAAAGAGCTTAGGCCTAATGTTAAAAAAACGTTGAAATTCAACTTGAATTTAAattttccaattgtgtaaaatTGATATGTtctaaatatgaatttcaactgCGCCGTTGTGAAGACTGATATGCAAATACTACTTGTGCCAATTTTCTGCGGAATTGCATGGATAATAACGGCACTACGACAATGGCAATGTTTATCTCTATTTACTTGAGCCACAAGGAAGTACAATTATCATGcatggtgtaggcctttaaatcaaataaCCGACTTTGTTTTTTTAGGCGAGTCACATGAGATTCATCCACCGTCAGACAATCATCCCGCCATTGTTGTTCATGTCTGCGAGGAACCAAATAACCAACTTGTTTTTTTAGGCGAGTCACATGAGATTCATCCACCGTCAGACAATCATCCCACCATTGTTTTTCATGTCTACGAGGAACCAAATAACCGACTTTGTTTTTTTAGGCGAGTCACATGAGATTCATCCGCCGTCAGACAATCACCCCGCCATTGTTGTTCATGTCTGCGAGGAACCAAACGGTTTGAGACGAACAGTGGAACGACCGAAGAATAAAATAGAGCAGACGAAACGGCCGGAGATGAAATAATCTACAAAATCTTACGATATGGATTACAAAATCAGTGCTTGAACACAAAACCTGACATTATGGTTTATAAAATCAAAGCTTTAGCAGAAAACCATACTTTATGGTTTGTGAAGTCAGTGCTTAAGCACAAAACCCTATGTTATGGTTTACAAAATTAATTCTCAAGCATGAAATTGTTGCTTATAATCAATGCTTTTAAGCACAAAACCTTATGTTATGGTATAAAATCAATGCTCAAGCATAAAACCCTATGTTTTGGTTTATAAAATCTGTGCTTGAGCACAAGCCTTAGCTCATGCCCCCTGCCCCTTTGTAAATTTTCTTGTGTGAGGGGAATGTCTGGATGTATCTGATGGTGTGCCCAATATCTTCAGGGGAAGTATTTGGCCTC encodes the following:
- the LOC135488138 gene encoding calcipressin-2-like isoform X1; translated protein: MADELENDLTDQMNNVCLEDDIGDEGIDLDNPVTAEDLPSILIVTSVADGVFENEETKQYFERLFKEFDPDATFQYLKSFRRARVNFNSQMAALRARIQLDEMLIEGKKIKCFFAQPLNTGTNPQSRHLHPPKPEKQFLISPPASPPVGWEPVHEAQPIINYDIISAIANLAPGESHEIHPPSDNHPAIVVHVCEEPNNQLVFLGESHEIHPPSDNHPTIVFHVYEEPNNRLCFFRRVT
- the LOC135488138 gene encoding calcipressin-1-like isoform X2, producing the protein MADELENDLTDQMNNVCLEDDIGDEGIDLDNPVTAEDLPSILIVTSVADGVFENEETKQYFERLFKEFDPDATFQYLKSFRRARVNFNSQMAALRARIQLDEMLIEGKKIKCFFAQPLNTGTNPQSRHLHPPKPEKQFLISPPASPPVGWEPVHEAQPIINYDIISAIANLAPGESHEIHPPSDNHPAIVVHVCEEPNGLRRTVERPKNKIEQTKRPEMK